Proteins encoded together in one Acaryochloris thomasi RCC1774 window:
- a CDS encoding Npun_F5749 family FMN-dependent PPOX-type flavoprotein, translated as MTPPTPWRPTLARALHRNRSLPNARYLQLATLTRDQKPANRTVVFRGFLEASNQLKFVTDQRSAKVGQIQSCSWTEACWYFPKTREQFRISGQLRLIDRDCADASLQRQRQLTWKALSESAQEQFAWPTPGMPQTENPAAIESLDADRPLLSFCLVLLEPNRVDHLELRGMPQQRRLYHLESSGQWSVQPVNP; from the coding sequence ATGACTCCTCCAACGCCTTGGCGACCCACATTGGCCCGCGCCCTTCATCGCAATCGGTCTCTCCCCAATGCCCGCTATCTGCAGTTGGCCACGCTCACGCGAGATCAGAAGCCTGCTAACCGCACCGTCGTTTTTCGTGGTTTTCTTGAGGCCTCTAATCAGCTTAAATTTGTGACCGACCAGCGCAGCGCCAAAGTTGGGCAAATCCAGAGCTGTAGCTGGACTGAAGCCTGCTGGTACTTCCCAAAAACGCGAGAGCAGTTTCGGATTTCGGGTCAGCTGCGGCTCATTGATCGAGACTGTGCTGATGCATCCCTACAGCGCCAGCGTCAGCTGACCTGGAAAGCACTCTCAGAGTCGGCGCAAGAACAGTTTGCATGGCCGACACCCGGAATGCCGCAGACGGAGAATCCTGCTGCAATAGAGTCCCTTGACGCAGACCGCCCCCTCTTATCATTTTGCCTCGTATTGCTAGAGCCGAATCGGGTCGATCATTTAGAACTACGCGGAATGCCGCAGCAGCGACGCCTATATCACTTAGAATCATCGGGTCAATGGTCTGTTCAGCCCGTCAATCCCTAA
- a CDS encoding nucleotidyltransferase domain-containing protein produces the protein MESLNVSLGSELRLLLRCATTQIQDASIQEIEVLAGQNDLDWDYLIETAGNHGVLPLLYQSLSAVAPDVVPQQMLKQLRQFVQQIALKNTLFTRELLSILQLLETHGIRALPFKGPVLAVSAYGNLALRNFCDLDIWVEPHRVLDAIAILTTEAGYCSGRQWHFLDPAQEASFMNSWREYGLRKGIVPIDLHRNLTVEDFLSSALTFDLLWERREMITIAGQSVPSFSQADLLIYLCLHGSKECWRGLKWICDVAEWVQNSPQANWTEILMRSQVLRCERRLLLGLSLAHTFLGTPLPPLIEQKLAQDVIGQQLTHQCVQKLFDSNNRLGRRFTREKFWFHLRSVEHPQDRWDSLKEIRRHMRSKVIKVLPNTLDHEFLPLPRPFYFLYYFLRPVRLLTQTGKKALSLVF, from the coding sequence GTGGAAAGTCTCAACGTATCTTTAGGGTCTGAGCTTCGCCTGCTGCTTCGCTGTGCAACCACCCAAATTCAGGATGCCTCGATTCAGGAGATTGAGGTGTTGGCAGGCCAAAATGATCTGGACTGGGATTATCTGATTGAAACGGCAGGTAATCACGGTGTTCTCCCGTTGCTCTATCAAAGCTTGAGCGCTGTTGCCCCTGATGTTGTCCCGCAACAAATGCTGAAGCAGCTGCGACAGTTTGTACAGCAAATTGCTCTGAAAAATACTCTGTTCACGCGGGAACTGCTCAGTATTCTGCAGCTTCTAGAAACGCACGGTATTCGCGCCTTGCCTTTTAAGGGTCCGGTTCTGGCCGTTTCTGCCTATGGGAATCTGGCGCTGAGAAATTTCTGTGACCTAGATATTTGGGTGGAGCCGCACAGGGTGTTAGATGCGATCGCAATTCTCACCACAGAGGCAGGCTACTGTTCTGGGCGGCAGTGGCATTTTTTAGATCCTGCTCAGGAAGCGTCATTTATGAATTCTTGGCGGGAATACGGTCTCAGAAAAGGCATCGTCCCCATCGATCTGCATCGAAATCTGACCGTAGAGGATTTTCTTTCGTCGGCCTTGACCTTCGATCTGCTGTGGGAGCGCCGCGAAATGATCACGATTGCGGGTCAGTCAGTCCCTAGCTTTAGCCAAGCCGATCTCTTAATCTACCTTTGTCTGCACGGCTCGAAAGAGTGCTGGCGCGGTCTCAAATGGATCTGTGATGTTGCTGAGTGGGTCCAAAACTCTCCCCAGGCCAACTGGACAGAAATACTGATGCGATCGCAAGTACTACGATGCGAGCGGCGACTGCTGTTGGGGCTATCACTAGCCCATACGTTTTTAGGTACTCCCCTTCCCCCCTTAATTGAGCAAAAGCTTGCCCAGGATGTCATTGGTCAGCAGCTCACCCACCAGTGCGTTCAGAAATTGTTCGATTCTAACAATCGCCTGGGCCGGCGCTTTACGCGCGAAAAATTTTGGTTCCATCTGCGGTCGGTTGAGCATCCCCAGGACCGATGGGACAGCTTGAAAGAGATCAGGCGTCACATGAGATCAAAAGTGATCAAGGTATTACCCAATACCCTAGATCATGAATTTTTACCTCTGCCGCGCCCTTTTTACTTTCTTTACTACTTTTTGCGTCCGGTGCGGCTCTTAACGCAAACCGGTAAGAAAGCATTGAGCCTTGTTTTTTGA
- a CDS encoding sulfotransferase family protein — translation MWIAPEKIKIPDFIICGAMKSGTTTLHHVLDQHPDIYIPEKEIHFFDIDNLLEHPDFFLFKQGQWISQDIHEDPEKFWRWYARHFAAAQAGQMIGEDSTVYLSSKRAAQRIALQPKDIKVVVMLRHPTSRAYSQYWHMLRTGRAVYDFEQMIQYDPYSVLGRSMYYEQLEDFLRYIPRARIKIVLFEEFIANKAQTVRSVCEHVGVDFEALPTAAFKSHENSARIPKYLKIQILRNKWFRQLNTINYGDFLPTHHGQSKSKFNIPKIVNKAHRLINPLTDSRPPKMRASTKQFLDDFFKKELAGLDELLGQELLSLWFD, via the coding sequence GTGTGGATTGCTCCAGAAAAAATTAAAATTCCAGACTTTATTATCTGTGGCGCAATGAAGTCTGGAACGACAACGTTGCACCATGTTCTTGATCAACATCCAGATATCTATATACCTGAGAAAGAGATCCATTTTTTTGATATTGATAACTTATTGGAACACCCTGACTTCTTCTTATTTAAGCAAGGACAGTGGATCTCGCAAGATATCCATGAAGATCCGGAAAAATTTTGGCGCTGGTATGCCCGTCATTTTGCCGCAGCTCAAGCCGGTCAGATGATTGGCGAAGACTCTACCGTTTATCTCAGTTCTAAACGAGCGGCGCAGAGAATTGCCCTACAGCCCAAAGACATCAAAGTTGTGGTCATGCTTCGCCACCCGACCAGCAGAGCCTATTCTCAGTATTGGCACATGCTTAGAACGGGTAGGGCTGTCTATGATTTTGAACAGATGATTCAGTATGATCCCTACAGTGTTTTAGGACGGAGCATGTACTATGAGCAACTGGAAGATTTTCTAAGGTATATTCCGAGAGCGCGCATTAAGATCGTTCTGTTTGAAGAATTTATTGCGAATAAAGCACAGACTGTACGGTCAGTCTGTGAGCATGTCGGCGTTGATTTTGAAGCACTACCAACAGCTGCTTTTAAATCTCATGAAAACTCTGCTCGAATTCCAAAATATTTAAAGATTCAGATCTTAAGAAACAAATGGTTCCGCCAGCTAAACACGATTAACTATGGCGATTTTCTGCCCACTCACCACGGTCAATCTAAGTCAAAATTCAATATTCCAAAAATAGTTAATAAGGCCCATCGGCTTATTAATCCGCTCACCGACAGCAGACCTCCTAAGATGAGAGCGTCAACCAAGCAGTTTTTAGATGATTTCTTTAAAAAGGAGCTGGCTGGACTCGATGAGCTATTGGGGCAGGAGCTTTTATCTCTCTGGTTTGATTAA